In Acidimicrobiales bacterium, the genomic stretch TCGGGAGGACGCCGGCCGGCGGCTGGCGACCCGGCTCGAGCACCTGCGCGGCCGGCATCCCGTCGTGGTCGGACTGCCGCGCGGCGGCGTCCCCGTGGCGGCCGAAGTGGCCCGGGCCCTGGGCGCCCCGCTCGACGTCATCCTCGTGCGCAAGCTCGGCGTCCCGTTCCAGCCCGAGCTGGCGATGGGCGCGGTCGGCGAGTACGGCGTCACCGTCGTCAACCGCGAAGTCATGGCCGGGGCGCGTGTAGGACAGCGCGAGGTCGAGGCAACGGAGGCCCGGGAGCGGACAGAGCTGGAGCGACGGGCCGTCGACTACCGGGGAGACCGGCCCCGTGTCTCCCTCGCCGGCCGGACGGTGATCGTCGTCGACGACGGGATCGCCACCGGTTCGACGGCGCGCGCCGCGTGCCAGGTCGCTCGGGCTGCAGGTGCCACCTACGTGGTGCTCGCGGTTCCGGTCGCACCGCCGGAGTGGACGGCGCGCCTCTCCTCCGACGCCGACGAGCTTATTGCCGTCGAGACCCCGGACCCGTTCTTCGCCGTGGGCCAGTTCTACGGCAACTTCACCCCGACCACCGACGAGCAGGTGGTGGCCTGCCTGGAGCGTGCCCTGGGCCCGTAGTCACCCCGGGTCAGCCGCCCGGCCCCCGATCTACAGTCGGCCTCACATGTCCGCCGTATCCGCCCCCGCTCCCGACCTCTCGGTGCCGGAGGGATTTGCCCTCATCCCGGGACGGTCGAGCACGGTGACCCGGCACTGGTTCGACACCTTCGACCGCCGGCTCCTGGGCGCCGGGCTGGAGCTGTACGTCGAGGTGGAGGCCAGCCGGGCGCTGGTGGTGGTCGGGCCGCTGGGCCAGCCGGGCGCCTCGGCGCCATGGGAGGGCTCGAGCCGGTCGCTCCCGGACGCTCTGCGCCCGACCGACCTGCCCCCGGCGGTGGGCGCGCTGGTCGGGGACCGCGCCGGCCCCCGAGCCCTGGTCCGGCTGGTGACGGCGCGCCTGCGGCTGGAGGACCACCGCGTCGTCGACCGCGAGCAGAAGACGGTGTGCCGGTTGGTGGTCGAGACGGCCACGTCCCCGGCCGCGGCCGAACCGGTCCGCAACCTCGCCGCATCCGGGCTGCGCGGCTACGAGGAGGAGGCCGAGCAGGTGGCGGCGGCCCTCGGCGCCCGCCACGAGAACCTTCTCCCCGCCCTGCTCGGCGCCGTCGGCGCATCCGACACCCCCGGCTCCGGGGCCCCGGGCCGCGACCTGCGCCCCGACCTGCCGGCGCCGCCCGCCCTGGTCTCGATCCTCCGCCACCTGCTCGAGACCGTGCAGGCCAACGTGCCCGGCACGCTCGCCCGCTACGACGAGGAGTTCCTGCACGACCTGCGCGTGGCGGTGCGCCGGGGCCGGACGGCCCTCAAGCTGGCCCGGGGCGTTCTCTCCGAGGAGCCCCGGGCGGCGCTGGCCGTTGAGCTCAAGTGGCTCGGGGACGTCACGACCCCGGCCCGGGACCTCGACGTGAACGTCGAGGGCTTCCCCGCCCTGGAGGCGGTGGCGGTGGCCGAGGAGCTGCGCGACGCCATCGCCCCGTTCACCGACCTCCTGGCCCAGCGGAGCGAGGCGGCCCACCGCGACCTCGACGTCGCCCTGCGCTCACCCCGCTTCCGCCGGCTGATGTCCGAGTCGATGGCGTCCCTGCTGCCCGTCGAGGTGACCGACCAGCCCGTCACCGCCGAGCTGGCGCGCCGGCGGCTGGAGGACACCTTCGGCCAGGTGATCAAGCGGGGCCGGCGGGTCGACGAGTCGTCGCCCGACGAGGCGGTCCACGACCTGCGCAAGCGGGCCAAGGAGCTGCGCTACACCGTCGAGTTCTTCTCCGGGCTGCTGCCCCCCGACCGGGCCGGACCTCTGGTGAAGGACCTGAAGGGCCTCCAGGACGTGCTGGGGGACTTCAACGACACCGTGGTTCAGCGGGAGCTGCTGCTCGAGGCGGCCGACACGCTCATGGCGCAGGGCGCCGGGGCCGGGACGGTCGTGGCCCTCGGCGAGATGCGCCGGGAGCTGGCCCGCTCCGGCAAGGAGGCGCGAGGGGAGCTGTCCGGGCGCTTCGCCCGGCTGCGGCAGTGGCGCACCGACGGACGGTGGGACCGCCTCCTGCGCGCCCTCGGATGAGGGTCCTGGCCGTCTACAGCATCAAGGGCGGGGTCGGGAAGACGACGGCGGCGGCAAACCTCTCCCACCTGGCGGCGCGCCGTTCTTCTCCATGGTCGACCGGCGCCGGCGGGCCCACCGGGAGCTGCTCGAGGCGGAGCCGCCCGATGGGAGGGGGACCCCCTGGGTGGCCGTCCCCGCCTCCGCCCAGGTGGAGCGGATGGGCCACATCCGGGCGCGGTTGGCGAGCTTCGCTCCGTGAACCGGCTGTTCACCTGCCGGTCCCTTCCCGTACCGGCGCGTCAGGACCACAGCGATATACGGTCCCCCGGATGGGAGCGTCGCTCGAACGCGAGCTCAAGGTCGAGGTCGACGACTCCTTCCACGTCCCCGATCTGAGCGCGTCGGTCGGAGTGTCGGTCGTGAGCCTGCCCGAGGTGGCGCTCGAGGCGACCTACTACGACACGACCGGGTACCACCTGGGCCGCTGGGGCGCGACCCTGCGCCACCGGATCTCGAGCGCCGGCTCCCACACCTGGACGCTGAAGCTGCCGGCGGCCGCCCTTGACGCCGACGATCAGAGTGAGCGCCCGAGCGGCGCCCTCGAGCGGGACGAGCTCGACTTCGACGGCCCCGCCGACAAGATCCCCCCCGACGCCATGGCCCTGCTCCGCACCTACCTGCGCGCCGACGTGGTGGCCCCGGTGGCCGTGCTCAAGACGCGGCGCCGGCGCAACCTGCTGATGTCGGCCACCGACACCCTGGCCGAGATGGACGACGACACCGTCGAGTTCCGCTCGGCCGACGGCCGCACCGGCACCTTCCGGGAGCTCGAGATCGAGCTGGCCGAGAACGGTCCCGTGCCGATCCTGCGCCAGATCCACGACGTGCTGGTGGCGGCGGGGGTGGCCGACACCGCCGCCCAGCCCAAGCTGTTCCGCGCCATCGGGGGCACACCGGAGCCGGCGGTCCGGCCCGTGCCGGCCGAGTGGAGCCGGTCCATGTCGACGGCGGAGCTGGTGGCCGTGGTGCTGGCCCGCTCGGTCGGGCGGCTGCTGAGCGACGACCCGAGGGTGCGCCTCGGTGACGACCCCGAGGCCCTGGCCCGCTGGCGCGCCGAGCTGGGCCGCCTGGCCGTGGCCATGGAGGACACCCACCGGGTCCTCGACACGGCCTGGTGCGAGGAGGTCGGGGACGGCCTCGAGCAGCTGCGCCGTCCCGTCGACGCCCTGGCCGACCTGGACCTGCTCGTCGGCCGGCTCACCGCCGGAGCCAGCCGCCTGCTCCCGGAGGACCAGGCCGCGGCGTTGGAGCTGGTCGACATCGTTGCGTCGCAACGCAAGAGCCATCACGAGGCCCTGGCCGACCACCTCGACTCGCCCGCCTACCTCGACCTGGTCGACCGGCTGGCGGCGGCGGCGGCCGAGCCCCCGGTCCGGCCGGGACGGTCCCGGCCCGCCACCGCGACCGCGGAGCGGGCCGTCCACGGACGCCTCGACCGGCTCGGACGCAGCGCCGCCGACGCCCTCGGCAAGGGTTTCCACCCCGCCCTCCGGGACCGGGGGGACGACGACGAGGGGGTCGACCTCACCGTCCTGGCCCGATCGGCAACCGAAGCCCGGGCGTCGGCGGAGCTGGCCGCCCACCTGGCCGGCCGCCCGGCCGCCAAGCTCCACCGGGCCCTGGCCGAGCTGGACGGATGGCTCGGTGAGCTGGGGGCCGCCACCGCCGGCCAGCGCTGGCTGCGGGCCACCGGGTCCGAGCTCGACGGCCGCCTGGCCGTGGCGGCCGGACAGCTGCTGGCCGGGGAGACCAACTGCGCCAATCGGGCCCGCCGGCACTGGACGTCGGCCTGGAAGGCGGTGCAGCACCGCGCCGAGAAATGGCCGAAGACGAGGTGATCCGGGCCGCCGGGGGCGTGGTGTGGCAGTCACGACCCGACGGCTCGGTCGAGGTGCTGGTGGTCCACCGTCCCCACTACGACGACTGGTCCCTCCCCAAGGGCAAGCGTGACCCCGGTGAGGACGACGAGACGTGTGCCCTCCGCGAGGTCGAGGAGGAGACCGGGCTGCGCTGCCGGCTGGGCGCCGAGCTGGCGTCGACCAGCTACGTCGACCGCAAGGGCCGGCCCAAGGCCGTCCGCTACTGGGCCATGACCCCGGACAGCGGGGTGGTCGCCGCCGACAACGAGGTCGACGAGGTCCGCTGGGTCGGCATCGAGGAGGCCCAGGCGCTGCTCAGCTACCCGCGGGACCGCCACGTGCTGGCGTCGCTGCTCGCGAGCGTGGCCGAGGCGGGTTGATGTTGGTCGAGGCCGGTCGAGGCGGGTTGACGCCGGTCGAGCCCGGTCGAGGCCGGTTGAGGTAGCGCGTCTCCGCCGGGACGCGGCGCCGGGCTACTCCAGGAGAGCGGAGCGGAGAGCCCCGACCGCGCCGGACAGGCCGAGGCCGGAGGCGAAGCCCTCGAACGAGCCGTGGTCGGCCCGGAACCGGGAGAGGAAGGCGTGCATGGTCTCGGGCTCGGCCGCCACGATGGCGGCGGCGCTGGCCTTGATCCCGGTCACCGCGTCGGGGCGCTCCTCGCGCAGCCGGGCCAGCATCCGGGTCATGTTGTCCCGGCTGAGGGCGTAGTCGGCCACGATGGCCTCGTCGCTGACGCCGAGGAGGCCGAGCACCAGGGCGGAGATGATGCCGGTGCGGTCCTTGCCGGCGGCGCAGTGGATCACGGCGGGGTGGCACCGGGGGTCGGCAAGGACCCGCAGGGCGTCGGCCACCGCTGGCGCGCCCGTGGCCAGCATGTCGGTGTAGCGATCGGCCACGAAGGCCGGCGCCGCCCACTCGACGTACTCGTCCCGCTCGGGCAGGACGTCGAGCATCGGCAGGTGGTGGTAGGTGATCCCCGGCGCCGGCCACTCCACCCG encodes the following:
- a CDS encoding phosphoribosyltransferase, yielding MVASRRTTAGGAVTFADREDAGRRLATRLEHLRGRHPVVVGLPRGGVPVAAEVARALGAPLDVILVRKLGVPFQPELAMGAVGEYGVTVVNREVMAGARVGQREVEATEARERTELERRAVDYRGDRPRVSLAGRTVIVVDDGIATGSTARAACQVARAAGATYVVLAVPVAPPEWTARLSSDADELIAVETPDPFFAVGQFYGNFTPTTDEQVVACLERALGP
- a CDS encoding CHAD domain-containing protein produces the protein MSAVSAPAPDLSVPEGFALIPGRSSTVTRHWFDTFDRRLLGAGLELYVEVEASRALVVVGPLGQPGASAPWEGSSRSLPDALRPTDLPPAVGALVGDRAGPRALVRLVTARLRLEDHRVVDREQKTVCRLVVETATSPAAAEPVRNLAASGLRGYEEEAEQVAAALGARHENLLPALLGAVGASDTPGSGAPGRDLRPDLPAPPALVSILRHLLETVQANVPGTLARYDEEFLHDLRVAVRRGRTALKLARGVLSEEPRAALAVELKWLGDVTTPARDLDVNVEGFPALEAVAVAEELRDAIAPFTDLLAQRSEAAHRDLDVALRSPRFRRLMSESMASLLPVEVTDQPVTAELARRRLEDTFGQVIKRGRRVDESSPDEAVHDLRKRAKELRYTVEFFSGLLPPDRAGPLVKDLKGLQDVLGDFNDTVVQRELLLEAADTLMAQGAGAGTVVALGEMRRELARSGKEARGELSGRFARLRQWRTDGRWDRLLRALG
- a CDS encoding CYTH and CHAD domain-containing protein, with amino-acid sequence MGASLERELKVEVDDSFHVPDLSASVGVSVVSLPEVALEATYYDTTGYHLGRWGATLRHRISSAGSHTWTLKLPAAALDADDQSERPSGALERDELDFDGPADKIPPDAMALLRTYLRADVVAPVAVLKTRRRRNLLMSATDTLAEMDDDTVEFRSADGRTGTFRELEIELAENGPVPILRQIHDVLVAAGVADTAAQPKLFRAIGGTPEPAVRPVPAEWSRSMSTAELVAVVLARSVGRLLSDDPRVRLGDDPEALARWRAELGRLAVAMEDTHRVLDTAWCEEVGDGLEQLRRPVDALADLDLLVGRLTAGASRLLPEDQAAALELVDIVASQRKSHHEALADHLDSPAYLDLVDRLAAAAAEPPVRPGRSRPATATAERAVHGRLDRLGRSAADALGKGFHPALRDRGDDDEGVDLTVLARSATEARASAELAAHLAGRPAAKLHRALAELDGWLGELGAATAGQRWLRATGSELDGRLAVAAGQLLAGETNCANRARRHWTSAWKAVQHRAEKWPKTR
- a CDS encoding NUDIX hydrolase, with amino-acid sequence MAEDEVIRAAGGVVWQSRPDGSVEVLVVHRPHYDDWSLPKGKRDPGEDDETCALREVEEETGLRCRLGAELASTSYVDRKGRPKAVRYWAMTPDSGVVAADNEVDEVRWVGIEEAQALLSYPRDRHVLASLLASVAEAG
- a CDS encoding tyrosine-protein phosphatase, with the protein product RVEWPAPGITYHHLPMLDVLPERDEYVEWAAPAFVADRYTDMLATGAPAVADALRVLADPRCHPAVIHCAAGKDRTGIISALVLGLLGVSDEAIVADYALSRDNMTRMLARLREERPDAVTGIKASAAAIVAAEPETMHAFLSRFRADHGSFEGFASGLGLSGAVGALRSALLE